In a single window of the Ignavibacteria bacterium genome:
- a CDS encoding ComEC/Rec2 family competence protein, translated as MKMFSTFSRKYPAALAVFPMALGILISDYLKVDLSFLPEWFFLTAIVTAGIFIAVLYPKLQKGELFLFSCLFLLMLFGLLSFQFRYYKTGENNISARILQTEPNSVVKGIVAEQPELKDDRMRLLIQLISVNDSSVSGNMLASVYKNKFTEEAAAEFTYGDIVELKGKIEPLPGRRNPGEFDYGRYLKMHGVDAVFSAYGFESITLTGNETQNPWYTYVIIPVKKYSLEVIEENLSGQEAEYLKGLLLGERSNISGETRENFINAGVAHIIAVSGLNVAYVALIIWAILIFIPIKQHYKIFITIASLLFYMDLTGNSPSIVRAVIMASVFLIAQIAGRRPNSYNILSFAALLILVVDPRQLFDAGFILSFSALLSIIIIYPFLNNKLNNIKWIKELNSDKLSVKVFKAAAALFLGTFAAQLGTLPITAVMFKKISVISLLSNLFAIPLSNISLALGFIMVIVSPLSGWLGSVFGAVNQMLLYIQLLLIEFCAGLDIAYVQTYFVDGMMLIFYYIILILVLTANRSNYIIRLAVSLLLIINFAVWKDVAAMTNEAEITFLNTGSSNCTAVKMPGGTTVLINAGTSSDKYNSAQRTVLPYLKAGGSGKIDLLIMNSMDKDEFRNLLYLVQNTEVKKMMLPVYYKDIIESKYFNSNFKNTAVEYISSSKIINKNGNFRLYIYYDSLYKAGTMMTQFLFGDQSFVFTDAVKPEEIIYNSVYLNDLDLNTQVIRVASSGSFTTTPPQFIANVNPAYIIIGEIVSGRRRLNAEIFKAALYENGFNVLDAGKTGAVILRTNGDFTRRVVWE; from the coding sequence TTGAAAATGTTCAGTACCTTCAGCAGAAAATACCCGGCAGCACTTGCTGTTTTCCCGATGGCTTTGGGAATATTAATCAGTGATTACCTGAAAGTAGATCTCTCGTTCTTGCCTGAGTGGTTTTTCCTAACTGCTATTGTTACTGCAGGTATTTTTATAGCAGTGCTTTACCCCAAATTGCAAAAAGGAGAGCTGTTCCTTTTTTCCTGTTTATTCCTTTTAATGCTTTTCGGATTATTATCGTTTCAATTCAGGTATTACAAAACCGGTGAGAACAACATTTCTGCAAGGATATTGCAAACAGAGCCGAATTCAGTAGTAAAAGGGATAGTAGCAGAACAGCCTGAATTGAAGGATGACAGGATGAGGCTCTTAATACAGTTAATATCGGTAAATGATTCATCTGTTTCCGGAAATATGCTTGCTTCTGTGTATAAAAACAAATTCACCGAAGAAGCTGCGGCTGAGTTTACTTATGGTGATATAGTAGAGCTTAAAGGAAAGATCGAACCGCTGCCGGGCAGGCGAAACCCGGGAGAATTTGACTATGGAAGGTATCTGAAAATGCATGGTGTTGATGCAGTATTTTCAGCTTACGGCTTTGAAAGCATAACACTTACAGGCAATGAAACACAAAATCCATGGTACACTTATGTGATAATACCGGTTAAAAAGTATTCATTAGAAGTAATTGAAGAGAATTTAAGCGGCCAGGAAGCTGAATATCTTAAAGGGCTGCTGCTTGGTGAAAGAAGCAATATTTCAGGGGAGACCAGAGAAAATTTTATAAATGCCGGTGTTGCGCATATTATCGCAGTCTCAGGGCTGAATGTAGCATATGTTGCATTGATAATCTGGGCAATACTTATCTTTATACCAATTAAACAGCATTATAAAATATTTATCACTATCGCATCTTTGCTGTTTTATATGGATCTGACCGGCAATTCACCTTCAATAGTCCGCGCAGTTATAATGGCTTCTGTTTTTTTGATAGCGCAAATTGCAGGGCGCAGGCCAAACAGCTATAATATACTTTCATTTGCGGCGTTGCTGATTTTAGTTGTAGACCCCCGGCAGCTTTTTGATGCCGGTTTTATACTTTCATTTTCCGCATTGCTTTCCATAATAATTATTTACCCGTTTTTAAATAATAAGCTAAATAATATTAAATGGATCAAAGAGCTCAACAGTGATAAATTATCCGTAAAGGTTTTTAAAGCTGCAGCAGCATTATTCCTTGGTACTTTTGCAGCGCAGCTGGGTACACTTCCCATAACTGCTGTTATGTTTAAGAAAATTTCAGTTATATCCCTGTTATCAAACTTGTTTGCCATTCCGCTTTCAAATATTTCGCTGGCATTAGGGTTTATAATGGTGATTGTTTCACCGTTATCAGGATGGCTTGGTTCAGTTTTCGGGGCTGTGAACCAGATGCTGCTGTATATACAGCTTTTGCTAATTGAATTCTGTGCCGGGCTGGATATTGCATATGTGCAAACGTATTTTGTTGATGGTATGATGCTGATATTTTATTATATAATATTGATCCTGGTTTTGACTGCAAACAGAAGCAATTATATAATTCGTTTGGCAGTTTCCCTGCTGCTTATTATTAATTTTGCTGTATGGAAAGATGTAGCAGCTATGACCAATGAAGCTGAAATAACATTCCTGAATACAGGCTCATCAAACTGTACTGCTGTAAAAATGCCGGGCGGAACAACTGTATTGATAAATGCCGGGACATCAAGTGATAAATATAATTCAGCGCAACGAACTGTACTGCCGTATTTAAAAGCTGGGGGCAGTGGTAAAATAGATCTTCTTATTATGAATTCAATGGATAAAGATGAGTTCAGAAACCTGCTGTACCTTGTTCAGAACACAGAAGTGAAGAAGATGATGCTCCCGGTATATTACAAAGATATAATTGAATCGAAATATTTTAATAGTAATTTTAAAAATACTGCTGTTGAATACATCAGCAGTTCTAAGATCATAAATAAAAATGGTAACTTCAGGCTGTATATTTATTATGACAGCCTGTATAAAGCCGGCACAATGATGACACAGTTTTTGTTTGGCGACCAGTCCTTTGTATTTACCGATGCAGTAAAGCCGGAAGAAATAATTTACAATTCAGTGTATTTGAATGATCTGGACCTAAATACGCAGGTAATTCGCGTTGCTTCTTCGGGTTCATTTACAACAACACCGCCGCAGTTTATTGCAAATGTTAATCCCGCATATATTATTATTGGTGAAATTGTTTCGGGAAGAAGAAGGCTTAATGCAGAAATATTTAAGGCAGCACTATATGAAAATGGATTTAATGTGCTCGATGCCGGTAAAACAGGCGCTGTTATACTGAGAACTAATGGTGATTT
- a CDS encoding GNAT family N-acetyltransferase: MKPIVTERLIIREFRPADLGEIYRILDVELKFKDSKLQDSSIAQRKEWLEWTIQGYKQNRMLLNPPYGDHAIVLKDSLQLIGTCGFVPVLAPLGLVPYYRYIADATESDRNYPEVGIFFAVSSHYQCRGFAHEAASGLIKYGFETLKLQRIVGITNMYNNPSQAVLKRLGMKIELLPEHKWMQVVGIAENNDEWKANIKKAG, encoded by the coding sequence ATGAAACCAATAGTAACCGAAAGGCTTATAATCAGGGAATTCCGCCCCGCTGATCTTGGAGAAATTTACAGGATACTTGATGTTGAGCTGAAATTCAAGGATTCCAAGTTACAGGATTCATCAATAGCTCAGCGCAAAGAATGGCTTGAGTGGACGATACAGGGATATAAACAAAACCGCATGCTGCTCAATCCGCCCTACGGCGATCATGCGATAGTTCTAAAAGATTCGCTTCAGCTTATAGGAACATGCGGATTTGTTCCGGTTTTGGCTCCGCTTGGATTAGTTCCCTATTACCGTTATATAGCCGATGCAACTGAAAGCGACCGCAATTACCCCGAGGTCGGGATTTTTTTCGCTGTATCCTCACATTACCAGTGCAGGGGTTTTGCGCATGAAGCAGCATCAGGACTGATAAAATACGGCTTTGAAACTCTTAAGCTGCAAAGAATTGTGGGAATAACCAATATGTATAACAATCCATCACAGGCCGTATTAAAAAGGCTTGGGATGAAAATTGAGCTGCTGCCTGAGCATAAATGGATGCAGGTTGTAGGTATTGCAGAAAATAACGATGAATGGAAAGCTAATATCAAAAAAGCTGGTTAA
- a CDS encoding DUF1572 family protein, whose protein sequence is MKYITSQYMKYLENLEKEISLYHNEIDLWKLTGDLKNTPANLAMHLCGNLKHNIGAVIGKNGYIRDRDFEFSQTGTGKKEILAEITSTAEIVKQVLESLTPEQLSEQFPETSHGEDQTVYDALIRLALHLGYHTGQINYHRRILTN, encoded by the coding sequence ATGAAATACATTACATCCCAGTACATGAAATACCTTGAAAATCTTGAAAAAGAAATATCACTTTATCATAACGAAATCGACTTATGGAAGCTGACCGGTGACCTTAAAAATACACCGGCAAATCTCGCTATGCATCTGTGCGGAAATCTAAAACATAATATTGGTGCTGTGATCGGCAAGAACGGGTATATCCGTGATCGTGACTTTGAGTTTTCTCAAACCGGCACCGGCAAAAAGGAAATACTTGCAGAGATCACAAGTACAGCTGAAATTGTTAAACAAGTGCTTGAATCACTTACACCCGAGCAATTATCTGAACAGTTCCCTGAAACATCTCACGGTGAAGACCAGACAGTTTATGATGCATTGATTAGGCTAGCCCTGCATCTGGGTTATCACACAGGGCAGATCAATTATCACAGAAGGATACTTACTAATTAA
- a CDS encoding adenylate/guanylate cyclase domain-containing protein yields the protein MIQESSFKKEFEFEKTLSEYKRVKIICYLLGIGMVISIANNYLDFLDLQRFFKYKTSGYAIIIWVFFFLNYELIFLFLLKRYIRDKISIHDTLKLVHTIIEIVFPGILMFMLTIIEERAVYLDAPYFLTYFLLIAISSLQLNFRISFFLGIAAALQYSALTYYVYNYIIPAQDLKAHMPIASYYVRAVMMLFTGAASGMIASEINKRVQNSFSQLMEKQKIINLFGQQVSREIVDELILRKDNLDIKRVNATIMFLDIRNFSSYAETKDPAEIIQFQNNIFDPLIEIISKHKGLVNQFMGDGFMASFGIPLQIEDHRQNAFNAGLEIINKIKILAEMNIIPVTRVGIGIHSGEVITGNIGNDIRKQYSIAGTTVITAARLEQLNKQFQTQFLVSRDFLNSISTNGQASESLGEVSIKGFEKPMEVMCVKV from the coding sequence TTGATACAGGAAAGTTCTTTCAAAAAAGAATTTGAGTTTGAAAAAACTCTGAGTGAATACAAACGGGTAAAAATTATCTGTTACCTGCTTGGTATCGGTATGGTTATAAGTATAGCAAATAATTACCTGGATTTCCTTGACCTGCAGAGATTTTTCAAATATAAAACCTCAGGGTACGCAATAATTATCTGGGTATTTTTCTTCCTTAATTATGAGCTAATATTTCTTTTCCTGCTTAAAAGATATATAAGAGATAAGATCTCAATTCACGATACTCTTAAGCTTGTACATACGATAATAGAAATAGTCTTCCCAGGGATACTGATGTTCATGCTTACAATTATTGAAGAACGTGCAGTTTATCTTGATGCCCCGTATTTTCTTACCTATTTTCTTCTGATAGCTATTTCATCGCTTCAGCTTAATTTCCGGATAAGTTTTTTTCTTGGCATTGCAGCAGCACTGCAGTATTCAGCCTTAACTTACTATGTATATAATTATATAATCCCGGCACAGGATCTGAAAGCTCATATGCCGATAGCTTCATATTATGTAAGGGCTGTAATGATGCTCTTTACAGGAGCTGCTTCAGGAATGATAGCTTCGGAGATAAACAAACGTGTGCAGAACTCCTTCAGCCAGCTGATGGAAAAACAAAAAATTATCAACCTTTTCGGGCAGCAGGTATCACGTGAAATTGTTGATGAGCTGATACTCCGTAAAGATAACCTTGATATCAAAAGGGTTAATGCAACAATTATGTTCCTGGATATCAGGAATTTCAGCTCTTATGCTGAAACCAAAGACCCTGCTGAAATAATCCAGTTCCAGAATAATATTTTTGATCCGCTCATAGAAATAATTTCTAAACACAAAGGACTTGTAAACCAGTTCATGGGTGATGGTTTTATGGCTTCATTCGGCATTCCGCTGCAGATTGAAGACCACCGCCAGAATGCCTTCAATGCAGGGCTGGAAATAATTAATAAAATAAAGATACTTGCTGAAATGAATATCATACCCGTTACACGGGTTGGGATAGGCATTCATTCAGGCGAAGTAATTACAGGAAATATTGGTAATGATATACGCAAGCAGTATTCAATAGCCGGAACGACAGTAATTACAGCCGCCAGGCTTGAGCAGCTGAATAAGCAGTTCCAGACACAGTTTTTGGTATCACGGGATTTTCTTAACAGCATTAGTACAAACGGCCAGGCATCAGAATCGCTTGGCGAAGTTTCAATTAAAGGATTTGAAAAACCAATGGAGGTAATGTGCGTAAAAGTTTAA